Within Equus przewalskii isolate Varuska chromosome 9, EquPr2, whole genome shotgun sequence, the genomic segment TTACgaatgccaggccctgggctaaaGGCTTTGGAAGTCCTAACTCATTGAACCTcacctcacaacaaccctttgaggGAGGTGCTCTCCTTGTTTATAtttggcagatggggaaactgaggcacagagaagtaaggtcatttgtccaaagtcacagagccagggagggcaagagccaggatttgagcccgGGCGGTGTGGCTCATCACCAGCCTGACTTGTCGGGCACCCAGGTGCCCGAGATGCTCCTCGGCACCCCCGGACCTCGGAAGGAGCCAGGCCTTGGCCCCCCACCGCACCCCCCGTGCTCCCAGCAGCCTCCTCACCTTTGATCTGCTCGCTGTTCCCCTGAGGGGGTCCCAAGTCCAAGAACAGCCGTGGCATCTCGGGGCCCTTCCTCTCGGGCTTGGGGGGGTCCGCGTCGCCGCTGGGGGCCGTGTCTCCGCCGGCCCTGCTGTCGGGGGCCCCGGGCTCTCCCGCGGGGGCCGCCTCCGGCCTGGCTCTCTGGGGCGCCGGCTCCGGCCTCCTCGGCTGGGCTTCCAccgacggcggcggcggcggcggcggctggggCCTCGTGCTGTCTGCCCATCCGGCCTTTGCGTCCACGCCGCTTCCGAGGCCGCCGCCGGGGGCCATCCCCGTGCCCGCTGGGGCTCGGCCCCCACTCCCGAGGTCCAGCCTCCCAGCCCCGGGGGCTCTCGGTGCCCCCCCAGTCTCGGGGGCTCTCCTCTCGGTCCCGGGTTCCAGCACCCCGCTcctgggggctgggccagtggggCCAGGGGCTGTCTCCCCGCCGCTCCGGGGCCAGGCCGCGGCGCCGGGCGCGGGGGCTCTCTCCTGCGAGGTCTCTGGGGCCGGTCCCCCGATCGTGGGGGCTGGACCCCCACTCTCGGGCATcttctcccagggccctggggcttTCCGAGGCCCAGTCTCTGGCAGCCTCTCCATGTTCCTGGGGAGTTTCAGGCCCCCATTCTCTGACACCTTCTCCTCGATCTTTGGGGGTGTCAGCCCCCCATTCGCCagcactttctcttctctctcggGGGACCTCAGCTCCCCATTCGCCAgcactttctcctccctccttgggGGTGTCAGCTCCCCATTCGCCagcactttctcttctctctctggggacCCCGGGCCCCCATTCTCCGCCACCGTCTCCTCGAGGCCCTGGGCTCTCTGTCCCCCGTTCTCCAACGCTGTCACCCCGTTCACAGGGACGCTCAGGTCCTCGTTCGGCCTTGGGGCTTTCTTCCCGCTGCCCAGGACTGCAGGGTCCCTGCTCAGGCCCGGGGCTTTCTCTCTGTTCCCGGggcctctccctgccttcctgggccCCGTCTCGCGGGGGTGTCCCCCCTTCTCGCCCAGGAGGTTCCTTGTCACGTCCTCCCGCAGGGACATCAGCAGCTGCTCGGTGCTCACTTGAACTACGAAGGTCGGCTTCTCTCGGGTCCCCGGGGGACCCGGGTCTGGGGGTGGCCGGGGCGCTCCCGGGTCGGGGGGCTCGGGGGGAGCCCGCGGTCGAGGGACCCCTTCCTCCTCGGCCGCCCCCCCTCCTGGGAAGGCTCCCTCGGGGGAAAAAGGGGTCTCGGTCTCGTAGCCGCTGTCCCCCGGCTTGGGGCCCGGCGACGACAGGCCTGAGCCGGGACTGGCCACGGCCGAGGGGGGGTCGGGGGACACGGCCGGGTCCGAGGGGGCCCGGGGAggtggcggcgggggggggggagcgggAGGTGGCCCCCGCCCGGGGTACTGGGGCGCCGCCGCCCCCATGAGGGGGTCCAGAAACTCGGGGGGGGCCGAGGTGGGGGGGGCCAGGGGCAGGTCGGCCAGGGAGCCCCGCTCTGCCCGCAGGGAGGAGTCGTCCTCGGGGGCATGAGGGCAGCCGAGAGCAGGGTGGCCCCCCCAGCCGGCGACGGCGTCCCCCCGCTCGAGGGGCAGGCAGGAGCAGGCCCCCTCGCGGCTGCACAGAGGACAGGGCAGGGGCCCCCGGCGGCTGGGGCCACCCCCAAGGCTGCTGCTGGTCTCCCCGGGGgagctgccctcctcctcctcctcttcctcttcggCCCAGGGGGCGGCCCCCCGCTCCCCCAGCACCTCGGCAGGGTCTCCCGCCAGGGTCTCCCCGGCGCCCCGGCCCTCGGGGTCCCAGCCACTCAGGAGGAAGCTGCCTGACGCTGAGGACTGGGCGGGGAAGGGCCGGGGCGCAGGGAAGAGGGGGGAGGCCCAGGTCTCGGACACCAGCTGGGGGACCTCGGAGGGGGCCTGGGGGGCCTGGGGGGCAGGCACTCCTGGGTCCAGGGGGTCCCAGTCGTTGGGGAAGAGGGGCTCGGGTGGGGAGCCGTGCTCCTCGAGGCGGATGTAGTACTCGCTGCTCACCGAGGGGCTGCGGGCGCTGATGACGGGCAGCACGCTCGGCGTGGACAGCGCCTCGTAGAAGGGGTTGGAGGGGTTGGCATGGGGGGCCGGGGGTGCGGACGCCGGCTGCCAGGGGGgcgcccccccgccccggccggccCCCCGCCGCGCCTTCTCCCACAGGCACTCAAGGTTGAGGCCACGGCTGCTCTCGGTGACCGTGAGCACGTCGTCGGGGTCGGCCCCGGGGAAGCCATCCAGGAGGGGGAAGGGCGAGGAGAGGGTCCCCGGGCGGGGCGCGCTGTGCTGcgggggccagggccaggggaaGGGGCCGTCCCGGGGTGGGGGCGGCGGAGGCGGGGGCCGCGGGGGCCGCTCGGAGAGCAGGTAGGTGAGCTGCAGCTGGAGGTCAGAGGCCGAGGGGCGCTGCGCAGGCGGCCGCCAGCAGGACTGCAGGATATCGTACCTGGGGAGAGGCAGCggcaagaaagaggaggacagaGTCCCGGGGGGTGTCACTGGGGGCaggcagagacccagagagagggggacagggacccagagagagggggacagagacccagggagaggggaacagagatccagagagagggggacgacagggacccagagagaaggggacagggacccagacagagggggacagagacccagagagaaggggacagagacccagagagagggggacagggacccagagagagggggacagggacccagagagaaggggacagggacccagacagagggggacagagacccagagagaaggggacagggacccagagagagggacagggacccagagagaaggggacagggacccagacagagggggacagagacccagagagaaggggacagggacccagagagagggggacagggacccagagagagggggaaagagacccagggagagggggacagggacctaGGGGACAAGGGAGACAAGCAAGCAGCAAGGGGTCTTCCAGGGTTGAATAAAGCAGGGCTCAAACACCAGGTCTGctcctccatgcctcagtttcccccctccAAGTACCAGATGCTGGCCGAGGGATGAGGACGTGCCTGCTGGCTCTAGGGATGGTAGCGAGTGGGGAGTGAGATTGCGGCTGGGTGAAAAAGGAGGGGGAGTCCGGGGCCACGCTGGGGGGGTGGTCAGGGGTCCGAGCAGGCCCCCCCGCCCTCACCAGTAGTCCGCGTAGGGCAGCTTGAGCCTCGGCCGGGCCAGCTTGACGTGCTGCTGGCGGACGACAAAGGCGAGGACCTCCTCGTCTGACAGGTGGCGGTAGGGCTGCGCCCCGAACTCAAAGAGCTCCCACAGGGTCACCCCCAGGGACCTGcggggagcagagggcagagggaggtcagagccccgccccgccccgcccgggggCCGcccctccgggcctcagtttccccacccgcGGAGGCCCCGGCCCTCCCCGTGCCGGCGCCGCCGCCCCTGCGCCCGGCCGGCCCTCACCAGATGTTGCTCTCGCGGCTCTGGTCCACCACGAGGAAGCTCCCGTGCACCTCCCCGAGGAGCTCGGGCGCCGCCCAGCGCAGCGGGATCCACAGGCGCTCGGGGGTCAGGTAGTAGTCCTCCTGGGGGCGGGCCGGGCGGGGTCAGGCGGGTCGgggcaccccccgcccccgcccggatGGAGGGCAGCCCGTACCTTGTAGTTGCTGTGGGCCAGCCCGTAGTCTCCGATGCGCACGGTGAGGTCGGAGGTCAGCAGGCAGTTGCGCAGGGCCAGGTCACTGGGGGCGAGCGGGGAGCGACGTGAGAAGGGGCGGCCTGCGCCCCATGCCTTGCCTCGCCTCGCCTCGCCTCCGCCCGCCGTCCAGaatcctccccttccctctcctttcctcactccgcctcctcctcccgtTTCCTCCGCCTCGCAGGCCACCTCCCTCCTGGCTCCtccccctcctggcccctccctctcctctgtgacCCCGCCTTCTCTCCtgactcctccctctcttctgtgGCCCCGCCTCCTTTCCGgactcctccctctcctggcccctccctctcctctgtgacCCCGCCTCCTTTCCTGACTCCTCCCTCTCTtggctcctcccctcctccctctcccctcctgactcctcccctcttctgactcctccctctcctcacccctcctcttctcctgactcctccctctcctctgtgacccttcctcccctcctggaACCCCACCCCTGTGGCCTTGCCTCCTTCCCCTAAGCAGTGCCCCCTACACACACTCCTCCCCATGAGTGCTCCCCGTGGCTCCTCAGCCGCCACCTGTGCACGTAGTTGTGGGAGTGGAGGTGCGCCAGCCCGCGGGCGATCTCCAGGCCCATCCTCTGCAGTGTCCGCAGGTCTCGAGGGGGCAGCTCAGGGGACAGGCCCTCGGGGGGCCGCTGGGCCCGGAGGTAACGCTTCAGGTCCCCCTGGaagggagggcagggtggggtcaGCACCACCACCCCGTCCCCCGCACCCACACATCCAGCCACTCCAAGGCGAGGATGGGGGCGGCCTCTGCTCTCAGTGGgcagcccctctgagcctcagtttcccctgctgCTTGGAGCAGAATAATAACAGAAGCCGCCTCTCCTGCTAGTTGGGTGCGCGCCACCTGCAGAGTGAGTGCTCCTGTACAGCAAACGGTGTTTCCGCATGTCACACAGGTGTTGCCATGATGACGTCATTGCCAAAGATTTCTAGGACCCTAGGCTTCCCCCAGCCCACCCTGTCCAgcatcccctccccccagcccctcaccagTTGACAGAACTCCATGATGAGCAGAAAGGGCAGTGTCTCCACACAGACGCCCAGGCACTGGAGGACATTGGGGTGCTGCAGGCTCCTGGGGGGGAGGTAGCTGGTCAGGAGACAGCCCTcgtcccaccccagcccctgtcccacccccacctcccagcaaGACAAAACTGTTGCTTCAACCGCCTTggtctcagtttccctttctcaGGGTCTCCCCCGGtacacacacactcctccccCGGCCCCCATCTCAGGACTGCCCCACTGTCCCCCAGTTCCGGGGCCAGGTCCCCAGGCGCCTCTTTGCCCCTCATtcctcctcaccctgcccccaggcttccttcctgccccctgatgctcccccatcccctctcctccccagcttgagcctcctccttgcctcctggcctctcctccctgcctcctcccagcctccggGCTCTCCCTTTCAGTCTGTCCCTGACCTGCCACTCACGTGGCTCCCCAGCACCCCAGGACAAAGCCTGGCTCACTCCTCagtccttcctgcccctctggTGCCCACTGCCTTCCACAGGGTCCCCCTCTCACCCCCGTCTGCATCTCCCCAGACATGCAGGTGCCTGCTCAGGCTCCGGGCCTCTGCCCGTACAGTTCTCTCTGCAGACCACACCGTCCCTTCACCCAGTGCTCCTTACCCCTCAGGCCTCGGCCTCGACATCATTTCCCCAAGAACCATCACTGCCCACCAACCCTGGGGCGCATACCCCTCCTTCAGCCTCACACTGTGGGTAAGAGAGGTCGGGGGTTTGAATCCTGTCTCCGCCTTTCCCAGGCATGGGACCTCACAGAAGTCACTTCACCTCGCCccacctcagtttccctcatctctaaaatggggacagtaacagTTACTCCCTCATGCAGTCGTGGAATTTAATGAGATTGGAGAGGAGCTGGCACCCAGGAAAAGATCCTCTCGATTCTATTTTCACCTGTGGTTTGATTCTCATCTCGCCCTGCATTTTCACTGCGTTTTCCCGCCTCCTTGCCTTTGCAAGTGCTGTCGCCTCTGCCTGGAACACGCTTCCCACAATGCTTTGCATGACGcaccctcctccccgccccccatcccATCGGAAGCTCCCGTGTCTCTGCCGCGTCCTGCCTTACTTCCTCACGGCGCTGAGGCTCTGATATTTTCGTTTTGagacttctttcttcatttatttatttattgtgcatCTCCTCCACTAGGCGGTGAGCTCTATCTACCAGGACAAGGATATGGGGCTTTTTGTTCATGCGGccatgtccccagtgcctagactAGTAGGTGCACCATAAAAATGTGCagaatgaggggccggcctggtggcatactggttaagttggCACTCTCTgtctcagcggccctgggttcacgggctcagatcctgggtgtggacctacacaccgatcatcaagccacactgtggcggcgtcccacatacaaaatagaggaagatgggcacagatgtgagctcagggccagtcttcctcaacaacaacaacaacaaattgtgCGGGATGAAGGATTTTACCCTGATACATGGCCTGGAGTCTGTGGGAAGATTCAAACATTCCGGGCTtgcagcccagagcctggctcagGGTAGGGGTGAAGCAAGTTATTTTCCCACTGGGGTCTGGTGGGAGGTAGGCGCCACTAATGGGCCGGgggcacagtgcccagcatgtgCTAGGGCTGGAACTCCCAAGGTGGGAGGTTTGGGATGGAAGATACGGAAGGAAGCTTGGTTCACTGCACATCCACCAATCTGAGCCAGGGCCGGCCACTTCTGTTATCAAACTCTCCCAACAACCCTGCTAGGCAGGATGATGTTTCCCAGTCGATCcagaggaaacggaggctcagagaagtgaagtgacttgccccgggtcacacagctgggaacagCAGCAGAGTTGGCATCTGATCTCACGTCTCTGGCTCGCTCAGCAAACATCTACCGAGGGCCGATGGCACTTGTGCTCGGGCCACAAGACAGACCCGGAGCTGCCACCATAGTGCTGCCGTCTCCAACAGACCTTTCTGTGAAGGTGGCAGTGTTCTAGACCCGAGCTGTCTAACACAGGAGCCACTGGCCCTATGCGGCTACTGAGCCGTTGAAATGTGGCGAGTGTAGCTCAGGAACTGAATCtttaatttgatttcattttatttcacataaattGAAACAGCCCTAAGTGGCTAGCGGTTGCCAGCACgggtccagagagagagaggcaaataaGCAAGTAAACAGACAACATGATGACAAGCGGGGAGACGTGTTATGACGAAAATACACGAGCTGATGTGCTGAGCGTCCCAGGGCCTCCTTCGGTGGGGGCGTGTCAGGGGAAACCTTTCTGAGCTGAGACccgaggaggggaagggagcccACCATCCAAAGCTGGGGGTGGGTGAGCCAGGAGTGGTATTCCAGACAGAGCGAACAGCAAggacaaaggccctgaggcagggaagaGGCTGATATGTGGAAGGGTTGGTGAGGGGTGACTGGGGCCAGGGGGCCAGTGGCAGGAAGGGAACAGGGTCAGGCGGTGCAGGGCCTGTGGGCCGTAGGAGGGAGTAGGACTTTGTCCTatgggcaatggggagccatcgGAGGTTTTAGAGCAAGAGAGTGATAAGGCCCAATGTCTGTGTCTCTGGGATAAAGCCCACTTTACAACCTGATAAGGAGTCTCTGTATACACACCCTTTCTGTGACAGGGCACGGACTCTCTCACAAGGCACTTAGCCAGCGAATGTTGACCTAGTCCTTGTCTAGAAGccctgagaggggaggggagactgcGCAGGGGAGGGATAGAGTCctgccttccctgacctcccagtCCAGTGGGGACAGagccaagggcacacagctccTCAATGGCCATTTGGAGCGCCTGCTCAGAACCCTGGTCTGTGATTCTGATGTGACCCTCCCTCACCCATGAGCAGGCCCTGAGGAAGGGGACCACCAAGATGTACCCAGTGCTTAACACAGGGTGACCTCACATCCTCCCAGCTGCCCTCCACATGAGGGCTTCCTGGCCTCACGTTccagatgaagatactgagggTCAGAATGGAGAGCACATGGCTCAGCTTCTGTGCTCTCCCCTTGCCTTCATCATACTGTCTCTTGCTTCTGTCCCAAGGAAGaacccgaggctcagagagggaaattCTCTTGACTGAGTGGCACAGCCAGGAAGAGGTGGATCCGGATTCGAACCCAGGTTTGACCCCACGCTATACTTCTCGCATTCGTTACCTCCCTGAGGCGCAAACTCGGATATTTGGGCCTCGAGGGCCCACGTCCACCGAGAAGTCCCGGTACCTGTACGGCTGTGCTTCCGAGATGAACTTGCGCTGCTCGAGGGGCCCCGCGCTGGCTCGGAGCTCCTTCACCACCACCTGGGCTGGGGTGTAGTCGGAGAAAATCTCTCCCAGGATCACCTGGTCAAGGGGGGCCGGGGAGTCAGCGCGTGCGGTTTCCCCAGGCCTGTCCCCTGGCACCACATCCGCCCCACCGCAGGACTCCCAACCTCCCCCCCTTCACAGCATCTCCCTTCCTAGCCCACC encodes:
- the LMTK3 gene encoding serine/threonine-protein kinase LMTK3: MPAPGALILLAAVSASGCLASPAHPDGFAPGRAPLAPPYAVVLISCSGLLAFIFLLLTCLCCKRGDVGFKEFENPEGEDCSGEYTPPAEETSSSQSLPDVYILPLAEVSLPMPAPQPSHSDMTTPLGLSRQHLSYLQEIGSGWFGKVILGEIFSDYTPAQVVVKELRASAGPLEQRKFISEAQPYRSLQHPNVLQCLGVCVETLPFLLIMEFCQLGDLKRYLRAQRPPEGLSPELPPRDLRTLQRMGLEIARGLAHLHSHNYVHSDLALRNCLLTSDLTVRIGDYGLAHSNYKEDYYLTPERLWIPLRWAAPELLGEVHGSFLVVDQSRESNIWSLGVTLWELFEFGAQPYRHLSDEEVLAFVVRQQHVKLARPRLKLPYADYWYDILQSCWRPPAQRPSASDLQLQLTYLLSERPPRPPPPPPPPRDGPFPWPWPPQHSAPRPGTLSSPFPLLDGFPGADPDDVLTVTESSRGLNLECLWEKARRGAGRGGGAPPWQPASAPPAPHANPSNPFYEALSTPSVLPVISARSPSVSSEYYIRLEEHGSPPEPLFPNDWDPLDPGVPAPQAPQAPSEVPQLVSETWASPLFPAPRPFPAQSSASGSFLLSGWDPEGRGAGETLAGDPAEVLGERGAAPWAEEEEEEEEGSSPGETSSSLGGGPSRRGPLPCPLCSREGACSCLPLERGDAVAGWGGHPALGCPHAPEDDSSLRAERGSLADLPLAPPTSAPPEFLDPLMGAAAPQYPGRGPPPAPPPPPPPPRAPSDPAVSPDPPSAVASPGSGLSSPGPKPGDSGYETETPFSPEGAFPGGGAAEEEGVPRPRAPPEPPDPGAPRPPPDPGPPGTREKPTFVVQVSTEQLLMSLREDVTRNLLGEKGGHPRETGPRKAGRGPGNREKAPGLSRDPAVLGSGKKAPRPNEDLSVPVNGVTALENGGQRAQGLEETVAENGGPGSPEREEKVLANGELTPPRREEKVLANGELRSPEREEKVLANGGLTPPKIEEKVSENGGLKLPRNMERLPETGPRKAPGPWEKMPESGGPAPTIGGPAPETSQERAPAPGAAAWPRSGGETAPGPTGPAPRSGVLEPGTERRAPETGGAPRAPGAGRLDLGSGGRAPAGTGMAPGGGLGSGVDAKAGWADSTRPQPPPPPPPSVEAQPRRPEPAPQRARPEAAPAGEPGAPDSRAGGDTAPSGDADPPKPERKGPEMPRLFLDLGPPQGNSEQIKAKLSRLSLALPPLTLTPFPGPGPRRPPWEGADAGAAGGEAGGAGAPGPAEEDGEDEDEDEEEDEAAAGAAAGPRGPGRARAAPVPVVVSSADADAARPLRGLLKSPRGADEPEDSELERKRKMVSFHGDVTVYLFDQETPTNELSVQGPPEGDTDPSTPPAPPTPPHPATPGDGFPSNDSGFGGSFEWAEDFPLLPPPGPPLCFSRFSVSPALETPGPPARAPDARPAGPVEN